Proteins encoded within one genomic window of Rhodoflexus caldus:
- a CDS encoding SGNH/GDSL hydrolase family protein, which translates to MVTPFRTILLLFYVACAIIILMVLSPGEIPFSENFTLKVFTFKDFMGTDTATVVNEERMADLNAMARRLDSLEQAAKQVQKSPINPDSLASPSAGTPSGKREERPEPVADPKYPIQFADSLNPTALDRVFAAWAALSQKPSLVRIVHYGDSQIEGDRISDYIRSRLQRKFGGCGVGIVPFLELQASRSTISTEASGNWSKYAIYGNNNKSNRTGRYGVLAAAYRFSPPVPKDSLAPAQLSWRATSRFRETRFSDEFANATQVENIKFIYASPFAKVAAHIKMDGLPQDTTLDFALQQERNVAVVEQAVPGRFKKLSISLESAEGSEFFGVALDCNQGIALDNVAMRGSSGVEFTKMNAEWLRRQYELLNVKLIILQFGVNVVPNVLRDYTFYENMLYKQLRFFKSVAPQADILVVGLSDMARRSGTGYASYPNVPKIRDAQRAAAFRAGCAFWDLYEAMGGEGSMVSWVNNKPPLAGKDYTHFTPRGARLVGEMLYNALIKEYENYKIRNRIAQ; encoded by the coding sequence ATGGTAACTCCTTTTCGTACAATTCTGCTGTTGTTTTATGTTGCCTGCGCCATCATTATCCTGATGGTTTTATCGCCCGGCGAAATCCCTTTCAGCGAAAACTTCACACTTAAAGTCTTTACTTTCAAGGACTTTATGGGTACGGATACAGCCACGGTTGTGAACGAAGAACGCATGGCAGACCTAAATGCAATGGCACGCCGATTGGACAGTTTGGAGCAAGCCGCAAAGCAAGTGCAAAAAAGCCCGATAAATCCCGATAGTTTAGCATCGCCAAGCGCAGGTACACCATCGGGCAAGAGAGAGGAGCGCCCTGAACCTGTTGCAGACCCTAAATACCCCATCCAATTTGCCGACAGCCTGAACCCGACGGCATTAGACCGCGTATTTGCCGCTTGGGCAGCACTTTCGCAAAAACCTTCGTTGGTGCGCATTGTGCACTACGGCGACTCCCAAATAGAAGGCGACCGCATCAGCGACTATATTCGCTCGAGGTTGCAGCGCAAATTTGGCGGTTGCGGCGTGGGCATTGTCCCGTTTTTAGAATTGCAAGCCTCCCGCTCAACCATTTCCACCGAAGCATCGGGCAACTGGTCTAAATATGCCATATATGGCAACAACAACAAAAGCAATCGGACGGGGCGCTACGGTGTGCTGGCTGCCGCCTATCGGTTCAGCCCGCCTGTGCCCAAAGACTCTCTGGCACCTGCACAACTGTCGTGGCGTGCTACCTCCCGCTTTCGCGAAACCCGCTTCAGTGATGAGTTTGCCAATGCCACACAGGTAGAAAACATCAAGTTTATTTATGCTTCTCCTTTTGCCAAAGTAGCCGCACATATTAAAATGGACGGCTTGCCGCAAGACACTACGCTGGATTTTGCACTGCAACAGGAACGAAACGTGGCCGTAGTGGAACAGGCCGTGCCGGGGCGATTCAAAAAGTTGTCCATCAGTTTGGAAAGTGCTGAAGGCAGCGAGTTTTTTGGTGTTGCCTTAGACTGCAATCAGGGCATCGCATTAGATAACGTTGCCATGCGTGGCAGCTCAGGTGTGGAATTTACTAAGATGAATGCCGAGTGGCTGCGCCGCCAATACGAATTGCTGAATGTGAAACTTATCATTTTGCAATTTGGCGTAAACGTTGTACCCAATGTACTCCGCGATTACACTTTCTATGAGAACATGCTCTACAAGCAATTGCGTTTTTTCAAATCGGTAGCCCCGCAAGCAGATATTCTGGTAGTCGGACTCTCCGATATGGCGCGACGCAGTGGCACAGGCTATGCCTCCTACCCCAACGTTCCCAAAATACGCGATGCACAACGGGCGGCAGCCTTCCGCGCTGGCTGTGCTTTTTGGGATTTGTACGAAGCAATGGGCGGCGAGGGCTCTATGGTAAGTTGGGTAAACAACAAGCCGCCGCTGGCAGGCAAAGACTATACACATTTTACCCCGCGAGGGGCGCGTTTGGTAGGCGAAATGCTCTACAACGCCCTAATCAAAGAGTATGAAAACTACAAAATCAGGAACAGAATTGCGCAATAA
- a CDS encoding DUF4097 family beta strand repeat-containing protein: protein MRNSAKHIQVALLSLLLTMFYWTAQASDRIEVTKKISEKYSMDAGDVAELTNRHGKIHINTWDKPEITVEVTVRAWGNNERRAKETLDRIEIKYGKTGNTVRFETIINSSGSININNINGFEINYLVNMPAKNGLKLNNRYGAVFLDNFSGSLDAAVKYGSFKANKITGTNKKLDIAYSSADIELLENGIIDLSYGNGIIREGGKLTVNNRYGKITYENVKELRTDTKYGGILIENEAETITGNIAYSDFKVHRLKKEIHMEARYAGSFSIDEVSKGFSAIDLEGAYSSFTVYFGSGQNFEFSATSSYGSIRMDVAGADIRRDISQSQTQTLEGQVGKGGGKVRIATKYGSIRMR from the coding sequence ATGAGAAACTCAGCTAAACATATACAAGTTGCCCTTCTTAGCCTGCTTCTGACCATGTTCTATTGGACGGCACAGGCCTCCGACCGAATTGAAGTAACCAAAAAAATCTCCGAAAAATATAGCATGGACGCGGGCGATGTGGCAGAACTGACCAACCGACACGGTAAAATACACATCAACACTTGGGACAAACCCGAAATTACGGTAGAAGTTACCGTGCGGGCATGGGGCAACAACGAGCGGCGGGCTAAGGAAACACTTGACCGCATTGAAATCAAATACGGCAAAACGGGCAATACCGTGCGCTTTGAAACCATTATCAACTCTTCCGGAAGTATCAACATCAATAATATCAATGGTTTTGAGATTAACTATTTGGTCAATATGCCCGCCAAAAACGGATTAAAACTCAACAACCGCTATGGTGCCGTTTTTTTAGACAATTTCAGCGGTTCATTAGACGCAGCCGTTAAGTATGGCAGTTTTAAAGCCAATAAAATTACAGGCACCAACAAAAAGCTCGATATTGCATACAGCAGCGCAGATATAGAGTTGCTGGAAAATGGCATCATTGACCTAAGCTATGGCAACGGTATTATTCGCGAAGGCGGTAAATTGACCGTAAACAATCGCTATGGTAAAATAACCTACGAAAATGTAAAAGAACTCCGTACCGATACCAAATATGGCGGCATTCTGATTGAAAATGAAGCCGAAACCATCACGGGAAACATTGCCTATTCCGATTTTAAGGTGCATCGGCTGAAAAAGGAAATCCATATGGAAGCGCGCTATGCAGGCAGTTTCAGCATAGACGAAGTGAGCAAGGGCTTTTCTGCCATAGATTTAGAAGGTGCATACAGTTCGTTTACCGTTTATTTTGGCAGCGGGCAAAACTTTGAGTTTTCGGCTACTTCCTCTTATGGCAGCATCAGGATGGACGTAGCAGGAGCAGACATTCGCCGCGATATTTCACAATCGCAAACACAGACGCTGGAAGGTCAGGTAGGCAAAGGAGGCGGTAAAGTTCGCATTGCCACCAAATACGGCAGCATCCGCATGAGATAG
- a CDS encoding RNA polymerase sigma factor: MQLPVFTDCLWFKNSWQETLMRALMKITQTPGESNKDVYHNEHQAVIDACRKGDSKAQFQLYRLYAKAMYNTCLRITGNTALAEDALQETFLTAFQRLGSYRGESAFGAWLKRIAVNTAINQSRKWQKELLTGEETTDIPEETEEPDEDLPLKIALVQQAISQLPDGFRVVFSLYALESYEHSEIAEILGISVSTSKTQYNRAKAKLRDMLRQQRNDW, translated from the coding sequence ATGCAACTTCCCGTTTTTACCGATTGTCTTTGGTTTAAAAACAGTTGGCAGGAAACCCTGATGAGAGCGTTGATGAAAATCACTCAAACACCCGGCGAGAGCAATAAAGATGTTTATCACAATGAGCATCAGGCAGTTATAGATGCCTGCCGCAAGGGAGACAGCAAGGCGCAATTTCAGTTGTACCGCCTGTATGCCAAAGCAATGTACAACACTTGCTTGCGCATCACCGGCAACACGGCGCTTGCAGAAGACGCTCTGCAAGAAACCTTTTTAACTGCTTTTCAAAGGTTGGGAAGTTACAGAGGTGAGTCTGCATTTGGGGCATGGTTGAAGCGCATTGCCGTCAATACGGCCATTAACCAGTCCAGAAAGTGGCAAAAAGAACTGCTGACCGGCGAAGAAACAACAGACATTCCCGAAGAAACAGAAGAACCTGATGAAGATTTGCCGTTAAAAATAGCGCTTGTACAGCAAGCCATCAGCCAATTGCCCGATGGTTTTCGGGTTGTATTTTCGCTGTATGCGCTGGAAAGCTATGAGCACAGCGAAATTGCCGAAATTCTTGGCATTTCGGTTTCTACTTCAAAAACGCAGTACAACCGCGCCAAAGCGAAATTAAGAGACATGTTGCGGCAACAACGCAACGACTGGTAA
- a CDS encoding UDP-glucose dehydrogenase family protein, with translation MKIAVIGTGYVGLVSGTCFAETGNHVICVDNNAEKVNKLLNGELPIYEPGLELLFERNTRQGRLQFTTDLASAVKQSQIIFLALPTPPGEDGSADLSYVLGVASQLGKIIDEYKVIVDKSTVPVGTAEKVHAAIAAHAKVPFDVVSNPEFLREGVAVEDFLKPDRVVIGTSSQRAREIMQRLYEPYVRQGNPIIFMDERSAEMTKYAANSYLAMRISFMNEIANLCELVGADVDNVRKGMGSDKRIGPRFLFPGVGYGGSCFPKDVQALSLTARQYEYNFRILDAVMSVNYQQRHVLAEKIKDFYGDELRGKKIAVWGLAFKPNTDDIREAPALYIIEDLLKQGAVITAFDPEAMENTKKVLGDRISYAEDPYQALQGADALAIITEWSEFRTPDLERMATVMASKVIFDGRNLYSLDMMQQTGWYYASIGRRVIVP, from the coding sequence ATGAAAATTGCTGTTATCGGAACGGGGTATGTAGGCCTTGTTTCAGGTACTTGTTTTGCAGAAACAGGTAACCATGTTATTTGCGTAGACAATAACGCTGAAAAAGTAAACAAACTGCTCAACGGAGAGTTGCCTATTTATGAGCCGGGGCTTGAATTACTCTTCGAGCGCAATACTCGCCAAGGGCGACTTCAATTTACGACCGATTTGGCATCGGCTGTTAAACAGTCTCAGATTATTTTCCTTGCACTGCCGACTCCTCCGGGGGAAGACGGTTCAGCCGATTTGTCTTATGTGCTGGGAGTTGCTTCACAATTGGGTAAAATTATTGACGAATACAAAGTAATTGTTGATAAAAGTACTGTGCCGGTTGGTACTGCCGAGAAGGTACATGCAGCCATTGCTGCTCATGCCAAAGTGCCTTTTGACGTAGTTTCCAATCCGGAGTTTCTGCGCGAAGGCGTAGCGGTAGAGGATTTTCTCAAACCTGACCGCGTAGTCATAGGTACATCTTCGCAACGCGCCCGCGAGATTATGCAGCGCTTGTATGAGCCTTATGTTCGTCAAGGCAACCCGATTATTTTTATGGATGAGCGCTCTGCCGAGATGACCAAGTACGCCGCTAACTCATACTTAGCCATGCGCATCAGCTTTATGAACGAAATCGCCAACCTGTGCGAGCTTGTGGGAGCTGATGTGGACAATGTGCGCAAGGGTATGGGCAGCGACAAACGCATCGGCCCTCGTTTTCTGTTCCCGGGCGTAGGCTACGGCGGCAGTTGCTTCCCAAAAGACGTGCAGGCACTGAGCCTGACTGCACGCCAATATGAGTACAACTTCCGCATATTGGATGCCGTTATGTCGGTCAATTATCAGCAACGCCACGTGCTGGCTGAAAAAATCAAAGACTTTTACGGCGATGAGCTGCGCGGCAAAAAAATTGCTGTCTGGGGGCTTGCCTTCAAACCTAATACCGATGATATTCGCGAAGCACCCGCCCTTTACATCATAGAGGATTTACTCAAACAAGGCGCTGTTATCACGGCCTTTGACCCTGAGGCAATGGAAAATACCAAGAAAGTACTGGGCGACCGAATCAGCTATGCCGAAGACCCTTATCAGGCATTGCAAGGTGCCGATGCACTGGCTATCATAACCGAATGGAGCGAGTTCCGCACCCCTGATTTGGAAAGAATGGCCACTGTCATGGCATCCAAGGTAATTTTTGACGGGCGCAACCTGTACAGCTTAGATATGATGCAGCAAACAGGTTGGTATTACGCAAGCATTGGCCGACGCGTCATTGTTCCGTAA
- the rpiB gene encoding ribose 5-phosphate isomerase B, whose protein sequence is MMEVKKIAIGADHAGFLYKTKIIAHLESLGYQVDDKGTYSEQSVDYPDFAHPVAEAVESGAADLGILICGSGNGVAITANKHQGIRAALCWTQELAALARQHNDANIISLPARFVSIEEAIGMVDTFLKTPFEGGRHQNRVNKIAC, encoded by the coding sequence ATGATGGAAGTAAAAAAAATTGCCATTGGCGCAGACCACGCAGGATTTCTCTACAAAACAAAAATCATCGCTCATCTTGAATCGCTTGGCTATCAGGTGGATGACAAGGGGACTTATTCGGAGCAATCCGTTGATTACCCCGATTTTGCGCATCCTGTGGCAGAGGCCGTAGAAAGCGGCGCGGCAGATTTGGGCATACTCATTTGCGGCAGCGGCAACGGTGTTGCCATTACTGCCAACAAACATCAAGGGATTCGTGCAGCACTTTGTTGGACACAGGAACTTGCAGCGCTTGCCCGCCAACACAACGATGCTAATATTATCAGCCTGCCGGCGCGGTTTGTATCCATAGAAGAAGCCATCGGTATGGTTGATACCTTCCTTAAAACGCCTTTTGAAGGAGGCAGACATCAAAACAGAGTCAATAAAATTGCATGCTAA
- a CDS encoding esterase family protein, with translation MKEEYHRWYSPRIGRDFEMLTFGHSGYPMIIYPTSMGRYYQNKDFGLIHSIEWFINTGRIKVYCPDSIDNDSFYNKNIHPAHKIANHVIYDDLILNEVVYRAMYETGRSTVCMAGCSFGGYHALNFSFRHPDKVRYMFSLGGAFDIRSFMWGHYDENVYFNNPVDYMPNLGPGWYLDNIRNMGIVLGTGEYDICKEDNIRMSQILHSKHIPHWLDIRPGANHDWPAWNMVLPEYVSQMNV, from the coding sequence GTGAAAGAAGAATATCACCGTTGGTACTCGCCCCGTATCGGGCGCGACTTTGAAATGCTCACTTTCGGGCATTCGGGCTATCCGATGATTATTTACCCGACTTCTATGGGAAGATACTATCAGAACAAGGATTTTGGTCTGATTCATTCCATTGAATGGTTCATTAACACCGGCAGAATCAAAGTTTACTGCCCGGATAGCATTGACAATGACAGTTTTTACAATAAAAACATCCATCCGGCACATAAAATTGCCAACCATGTAATTTATGACGACCTGATTCTCAACGAAGTTGTTTACCGCGCCATGTATGAAACAGGCCGCAGCACGGTTTGTATGGCGGGTTGCAGCTTTGGCGGTTATCATGCACTGAACTTCTCATTCCGTCATCCCGACAAAGTGCGCTATATGTTCAGTTTGGGCGGCGCATTTGATATCCGCTCTTTTATGTGGGGACATTACGATGAGAATGTTTACTTCAACAATCCGGTGGACTATATGCCAAACCTTGGCCCCGGTTGGTATTTAGACAATATTCGCAACATGGGGATTGTGCTTGGAACCGGCGAATACGATATCTGCAAGGAAGACAACATCCGCATGTCGCAGATACTGCACAGCAAACATATTCCGCACTGGCTCGATATCCGCCCGGGAGCTAACCACGACTGGCCGGCTTGGAATATGGTACTGCCCGAGTACGTATCGCAAATGAACGTTTGA
- a CDS encoding RNA polymerase sigma factor: MHQSDEQIQQEALILEQAKNNPELFGYFYEKYYRQVFLFINRRVGDSQITADLCSQVFLKAMIRLEKYTHKGLPFSAWLYRIATNQVNEFYRHTQRKRVVSIETEDIKRFFAEAGEDKKQEQTQVIQLLFNELDEEEVALLELRFFEDRPFKEIAFILEQTENNVKVRTHRILEKLRKIAKNIAK, encoded by the coding sequence ATGCACCAATCCGACGAACAGATTCAGCAGGAAGCACTTATACTCGAGCAGGCCAAAAACAATCCTGAACTTTTCGGCTATTTCTACGAAAAGTATTACAGGCAGGTATTCCTATTCATCAATCGCCGGGTAGGCGACAGCCAGATAACGGCCGACCTCTGCTCGCAAGTTTTCCTCAAAGCAATGATTCGGTTGGAAAAGTACACACACAAAGGTCTGCCTTTTTCGGCATGGCTGTATCGGATTGCCACCAATCAGGTCAATGAATTTTACCGCCATACGCAACGCAAAAGAGTGGTAAGCATAGAAACCGAAGACATCAAGCGCTTTTTTGCAGAGGCAGGCGAAGATAAAAAACAGGAACAAACCCAAGTCATCCAACTGTTATTCAATGAGTTAGACGAAGAAGAAGTAGCATTGCTCGAGTTGCGTTTTTTTGAAGACCGCCCTTTTAAAGAAATAGCCTTTATATTAGAGCAAACGGAAAACAACGTTAAAGTACGCACCCATCGCATTTTGGAAAAATTAAGAAAAATCGCTAAAAATATTGCCAAGTGA
- a CDS encoding GDSL-type esterase/lipase family protein: MKTTKSGTELRNNTPIYKRLAIVLTSLCLSALSLSAQPYRFINYSENVIHQPNPNGEGMRNFFLAVKQLESGIKRKVNIVHIGDSHIQADFFSGRVRDLMQMTNNFGNGGRGFVFPYAAAGTNNPQNYSVSYQGKWEGVRSIKRDAYAKWGLAGVVAIAKDPNATLTINPNRENNATVYDITRVKIFYPVFDKSSFNVTVVANPSELVSSYMSREGFVEFEFSKPQEEITIKLTRSDPAQTQFVLQGFSLENDRAGIVYSSVGVNGAEVTTYFRCEDFDRQLRVLKPDLVILSLGTNDAHVIKFDEEVFLTNLRFLVNMVKRAYPRTSVLLTTPGDAYRARRYLNPHNNKVRELIFQVATESGVSVWDFYTVMGGLRSVDQWQRSQLATADRLHLTPKGYAFQGELLYDALMDAYRRYWAKAQP, translated from the coding sequence ATGAAAACTACAAAATCAGGAACAGAATTGCGCAATAACACACCGATATACAAACGCCTTGCAATCGTACTGACAAGTCTTTGCTTGTCGGCTTTGTCGCTGTCGGCGCAACCTTACCGATTCATTAACTATTCCGAAAACGTCATCCATCAGCCCAACCCCAACGGCGAAGGAATGCGCAACTTCTTTCTGGCAGTCAAGCAGTTAGAGTCCGGCATCAAACGCAAGGTAAACATTGTTCATATTGGCGACTCGCACATTCAGGCAGATTTTTTTTCAGGTCGTGTGCGCGACTTGATGCAAATGACCAATAATTTCGGCAATGGCGGACGGGGCTTTGTTTTTCCCTATGCCGCTGCCGGAACCAACAATCCGCAAAATTACTCGGTCAGCTATCAAGGCAAGTGGGAAGGTGTCCGCAGCATCAAGCGCGATGCCTATGCCAAGTGGGGACTTGCAGGAGTGGTCGCCATTGCCAAAGACCCCAACGCAACCCTCACCATCAACCCCAACAGGGAAAATAATGCCACCGTTTACGATATTACCCGCGTCAAAATATTTTACCCTGTTTTTGATAAATCGTCGTTCAATGTAACGGTAGTAGCCAATCCGTCCGAATTGGTTTCCAGCTACATGAGCCGCGAGGGATTCGTTGAGTTTGAGTTCAGCAAACCACAGGAAGAAATTACCATTAAACTGACTCGCTCCGACCCCGCACAAACCCAGTTTGTTTTGCAGGGTTTTTCATTGGAAAACGACCGCGCAGGCATTGTGTACAGCAGTGTAGGCGTAAACGGTGCGGAAGTAACTACCTATTTTCGCTGTGAAGACTTTGACCGCCAACTGCGCGTACTCAAACCCGACTTGGTAATTCTTTCACTGGGCACTAACGATGCGCACGTAATCAAGTTTGACGAAGAAGTTTTCCTGACCAACCTGCGGTTTTTAGTAAACATGGTCAAACGCGCCTATCCTCGCACCTCTGTGCTGCTGACAACACCCGGCGACGCATACCGTGCCCGCCGCTACCTGAACCCGCACAATAACAAAGTGCGCGAACTGATTTTTCAAGTAGCCACAGAATCAGGCGTTTCCGTGTGGGATTTTTACACGGTCATGGGCGGGCTTCGCTCCGTTGACCAGTGGCAACGCAGCCAGTTAGCCACTGCCGACCGCCTCCATCTGACACCCAAAGGCTATGCGTTCCAAGGCGAACTGCTTTATGATGCACTGATGGACGCCTACCGTCGCTACTGGGCAAAGGCACAGCCTTAG
- a CDS encoding DUF2179 domain-containing protein: protein METFFVESLGIEPFYYQWVLLPLMVFLARIGDVSLATMRIMLLMSGRRQIAPLLGFLEALIWILAIGQIIRSVNSPLAYIAYAAGFGTGTYVGMWIEGRLALGKVIVRVITRRDATELIKVLMQSRFGFTNIVAEGRKGNVNVIFSVVQRKDLPELVQLIEAHNPNAFYTIENVRYASNGGLMMIENDNTKALSPLTTLKK from the coding sequence ATGGAAACTTTCTTTGTAGAATCACTCGGAATAGAACCGTTTTACTACCAGTGGGTGCTATTGCCGCTGATGGTTTTTTTGGCACGTATAGGAGATGTTTCGCTGGCAACCATGCGCATTATGTTGCTGATGAGCGGTCGTCGGCAGATTGCGCCCTTGCTCGGTTTTTTGGAAGCCCTCATCTGGATTTTAGCCATTGGGCAAATTATCCGCTCGGTAAACAGTCCATTGGCATACATTGCTTATGCGGCAGGTTTCGGCACAGGCACATATGTTGGTATGTGGATTGAGGGCAGGTTGGCTTTGGGTAAGGTGATTGTACGGGTAATTACGCGCCGCGATGCCACAGAATTAATTAAAGTGCTGATGCAGTCGCGGTTTGGGTTCACCAATATTGTGGCCGAAGGCAGAAAGGGAAATGTCAATGTTATTTTTTCGGTAGTGCAGCGCAAAGACTTGCCCGAATTGGTGCAACTGATAGAAGCACATAATCCCAACGCATTTTATACGATTGAAAATGTGCGCTATGCCAGCAACGGCGGCCTAATGATGATTGAAAATGATAATACGAAAGCGCTTTCGCCGCTTACCACCCTTAAAAAATAG